The Pyrenophora tritici-repentis strain M4 chromosome 2, whole genome shotgun sequence genome window below encodes:
- a CDS encoding phospholipase D1 yields the protein MAGSTHGDGPPAARSPRSRSPVGTEDSGRLLLPLRLGPKNETQDIYNPSPSDNAPRIMRSAATGSPLSPKEPGEFPFHAPGNANGGNYLTEQASEVPMRASKPSSHMSNASSSSYYPPFAPVSRHPTEGELSDVPRERKSVQFARSATFTSEQPGGTSRQQSWEVDEGDGKGKERTQASSLMGKLRALASPSSHGRSMSAFAGGSSGPEGVSPHGQLSPTSEYDELRFEGHDSEADADGESSAGEGALRRPRQKRRKSSRRWFEGEVEGTQTAPTTPKQTGFFSRDTRDSPSMTPTSSRPGFLRRSTMDDIPENERQGYSEDEGRSRIAKESAWSRGLHSARGLSYGGLRRHDPNADEEGQQSRPTNLRSLTTFRGAAGDGQPSPWRMRSERTSSLSAQKWKSIKQSLKLLGNRQKAERQIDHAKSAELMAELLAGAPAALFLASMFQRDEHGHKRIPVLLEQLKVTITDTDRPARKEGDRHTALRIELEYGSGLTRMKWVVYRSVADFANLHLKFKVQEKQDAFRSRPAKREIKDKTAKDGENDGEEEKEDPRTKLPRFPRSVLPYLRGLRGYVGGAASGPDGDASATERPARAKRGKSSFLGRRQSSVSGSQAQGAVGGLATRQGSFAGTVGQPLQAKQNHHERQRKKLESYLRGLMTYLIFRPDSNRLCKFLELSALGVRLAAEGGYHGKEGYMMIKSSKGVDNRKGWTKIALMNRHWPKWFLVRHSYVVCVDSPEEMNVYDVFLVDADFSLESKSGRIRDKKARDIASEAKASATGHHQLKLVNAERKMKLLARNDRMLQQFEESINFMSQNTLWSQRQRFDSFAPVRKKIYAQWLVDGRDYMWNVSRAISMARDVIYIHDWWLSPELYLRRPAAISQKWRLDRLLQRKAQEGVKIFVIMYRNIGAAIPIDSEYSKFSLLDLHPNIFVQRSPNQIRQNTFFWSHHEKICVIDHTVAFCGGVDLCFGRWDTPQHVVVDDKPTGFELDDTPKDADHCQLWPGKDYSNPRVQDFFALDKPYEEMYDRAKVPRMPWHDVGMQIVGQPARDLTRHFVQRWNYLLRQRKPSRPTPFLLPPPDFNPADIEALGLDGTCEVQILRSACAWSLGTPNKVEHSIMNAYVQMIATSEHFVYIENQFYISSSEVLGTKIENKINDAIVDRIKRAHANDEDWRACIMLPLMPGYQNTVDEQEGSSVRLIMTCQYHSICRGEGSIFGRLRAAGIEPEDYIQFYALRSWGEVGPNKMLVTEQLYIHAKIMVVDDRVAIIGSANINERSMLGSRDSEVAAIIRDTELLDSYMGGQPYKVGKFPHTLRMRLMREHLGIDVDCISEEEIISQMSDDADSVGFHTESSGPGSPTAQRATEQKLEENNYRMQDELIEKAEKLHSFNHDFDWAQDQNPHLHNSKKPSADTRVQNNTAHTKDVRGEGPDHMLEVSQHRPEISQGRDSYIDEHGHEKLVTDIAAEGHAATPRKSGTLKTRKRSGTTGTRHSTTSAQTDGTGYAGLPPPKLPRMDTTKLGLTQLSQLPALPILDDTDIGGPPALQRSFSQGSSAAINPLLSEMRRPIVTEDCMRDPINDSFFLDTWHQIAENNTKLFRQVFRCMPDNEVRTWKEYQEYAAFSERFTKSQGGDKGQMHKQQDAPGTTGPPGTGITSKLTSTAGNMGKQVGALGEKLSEKMTNNSDGNRGGPQGENTHHSSMGGVEQWAEDQEQRVQSSKLAPTAAGSRQNLHLDTASGSTLNEKLAPEPADDAVVSPMNPGLPEKTFTFPAPPPIPSDFASTDFASHPPPQTSHSMRDRGRQVTISEPVAHPNQTGQATGSTPNRSNTKRSRRRATTKSSNKTFNATDADIMLDKEDAKRLLELVQGHIVLWPYDWLESEERGGGWLYNVDQIAPLEIYN from the exons ATGGCCGGCTCAACCCACGGAGACGGCCCGCCCGCGGCTCGCAGTCCGCGCTCCAGATCGCCTGTAGGCACAGAAGACTCGGGTCGACTGCTGTTACCGCTTCGACTGGGGCCAAAGAACGAGACACAGGATATATACAACCCCTCCCCTTCTGACAACGCGCCCAGGATCATGCGGTCTGCCGCCACAGGCTCCCCCTTGTCGCCCAAAGAGCCTGGTGAATTTCCCTTCCATGCGCCAGGGAATGCAAATGGAGGCAACTATCTCACTGAACAAGCCTCTGAGGTCCCCATGAGGGCCTCGAAGCCGTCCTCGCACATGTCCAATGCCTCATCGAGCTCCTACTACCCACCCTTTGCCCCCGTATCCCGACACCCTACCGAGGGTGAGCTTTCAGACGTCCCGAGAGAACGCAAGAGCGTTCAGTTCGCCCGTTCCGCCACATTCACATCCGAGCAGCCAGGGGGAACATCACGGCAGCAGTCATGGGAGGTGGACGAGGGCGATGGCAAGGGCAAGGAGCGGACACAGGCCTCATCACTCATGGGCAAGTTGCGGGCACTGGCATCGCCATCAAGCCACGGCCGGAGTATGAGTGCCTTTGCTGGAGGATCCTCTGGCCCCGAGGGCGTATCACCCCACGGCCAATTGTCACCCACATCCGAGTACGACGAGCTGCGATTCGAAGGTCACGATAGCGAAGCCGACGCCGATGGGGAGTCCAGTGCAGGCGAGGGTGCGTTGAGAAGGCCCAGGcagaagaggaggaagagcAGCCGGCGCTGGTTTGAGGGCGAAGTCGAGGGCACTCAGACGGCACCTACAACCCCCAAACAGACCGGCTTCTTCTCACGAGACACACGAGACTCGCCGAGCATGACACCCACCTCGTCGCGCCCGGGCTTCCTTCGCCGCTCCACCATGGACGATATACCCGAGAATGAGCGCCAAGGCTATTCAGAAGACGAGGGCCGCTCTCGTATAGCAAAGGAGAGCGCTTGGAGTCGTGGCCTGCACAGTGCTAGGGGGCTTTCATATGGCGGTCTGCGGAGACACGACCCCAACGCCGACGAAGAAGGCCAGCAAAGCAGACCCACCAACCTGCGCAGCCTGACAACCTTCAGGGGTGCCGCCGGTGATGGCCAGCCGTCGCCGTGGCGGATGCGCAGTGAGCGGACGTCAAGTCTGAGTGCCCAGAAGTGGAAGTCCATTAAGCAGAGCCTCAAGCTTTTGGGTAACCGTCAAAAGGCTGAGCGTCAGATTGATCACGCAAAGTCTGCTGAACTCATGGCTGAACTGCTCGCAGGAGCGCCCGCAGCCTTGTTCCTTGCCAGTATGTTCCAGCGTGACGAGCATGGCCACAAGCGGATACCTGTCTTGTTAGAACAGCTCAAGGTCACCATTACCGATACGGACCGTCCCGCCAGGAAAGAGGGTGATCGTCACACGGCTTTGCGCATTGAGCTGGAATATGGCAGTGGTCTAACCCGCATGAAGTGGGTCGTCTACAGGAGTGTCGCTGACTTTGCCAATCTGCATCTCAAGTTCAAGGTCCAGGAGAAGCAAGACGCCTTCAGGAGTCGTCCCGCGAAGCGAGAAATCAAAGACAAGACTGCAAAGGACGGCGAGAATGACGGGGAAGAGGAAAAGGAGGACCCGCGTACAAAGCTACCGCGCTTCCCTAGAAGTGTGTTACCCTATCTTCGAGGTCTTCGTGGCTATG TTGGCGGTGCCGCCAGTGGACCCGACGGCGATGCAAGCGCTACCGAACGCCCCGCCAGAGCAAAGCGAGGCAAGTCGTCCTTCCTGGGCCGCAGACAGTCAAGCGTGAGTGGTAGTCAGGCTCAAGGCGCCGTTGGCGGACTCGCAACAAGACAAGGTAGTTTTGCGGGCACCGTCGGGCAGCCACTGCAAGCAAAACAGAACCATCACGAACGACAACGGAAGAAGCTCGAGTCTTACCTGCGAGGACTCATGACCTACCTCATTTTCCGTCCTGACAGCAACCGGCTGTGCAAGTTTCTTGAGCTCTCTGCCCTCGGTGTCCGATTAGCTGCTGAAGGCGGCTACCACGGTAAAGAGGGGTACATGATGATCAAGTCATCCAAGGGTGTCGACAATAGGAAAGGCTGGACCAAGATCGCCCTGATGAATCGTCATTGGCCAAAGTGGTTCCTTGTTAGGCACAGCTACGTCGTCTGCGTAGACTCTCCCGAGGAGATGAACGTCTACGATGTCTTCTTGGTGGATGCCGACTTCAGTCTTGAGTCCAAGAGCGGCAGGATACGGGATAAGAAAGCCAGGGACATTGCGAGTGAAGCAAAGGCATCCGCGACTGGTCACCACCAGCTGAAGCTTGTCAATGCTGAGCGTAAGATGAAGCTACTCGCTAGGAACGACCGTATGCTGCAGCAATTTGAAGAGTCAATCAACTTCATGTCGCAAAACACTCTGTGGTCTCAACGCCAACGATTCGACAGTTTTGCTCCAGTGCGCAAGAAGATCTACGCCCAGTGGCTGGTTGACGGTCGCGACTACATGTGGAATGTGTCACGAGCAATCAGCATGGCTCGAGACGTCATCTACATTCACGATTGGTGGCTAAGTCCTGAGCTCTACCTCCGTCGTCCAGCTGCCATCAGCCAAAAGTGGCGGCTCGACAGACTGCTGCAACGCAAGGCGCAGGAAGGCGTCAAGATTTTTGTGATTATGTATCGCAACATCGGTGCCGCCATCCCCATCGACTCTGAATACTCAAAGTTCTCCTTGCTCGATCTTCACCCCAACATCTTCGTACAGCGCTCGCCAAACCAGATCCGTCAAAATACGTTCTTCTGGTCGCATCACGAGAAGATTTGCGTCATCGACCACACCGTTGCTTTCTGCGGAGGTGTCGACTTGTGTTTCGGTCGCTGGGACACACCACAGCACGTCGTGGTAGACGACAAGCCCACTGGCTTTGAGCTCGACGATACCCCGAAGGACGCCGATCACTGTCAATTGTGGCCGGGTAAGGATTATTCCAATCCTCGTGTACAAGATTTCTTCGCTCTCGACAAACCCTATGAAGAGATGTACGATCGCGCGAAGGTGCCCAGGATGCCATGGCACGACGTCGGCATGCAAATCGTTGGCCAGCCTGCCCGCGATCTGACCCGTCACTTCGTCCAGCGTTGGAACTATCTCCTACGCCAGAGGAAGCCTTCTCGACCTACGCCCTTCCTCCTGCCACCGCCCGACTTCAACCCAGCTGACATAGAAGCCCTGGGTCTCGATGGAACCTGCGAAGTGCAGATCCTCCGTTCTGCCTGTGCCTGGTCTCTGGGAACTCCCAACAAGGTCGAGCACAGCATCATGAACGCATATGTGCAAATGATTGCCACGTCGGAACATTTCGTCTACATTGAGAACCAGTTCTACATTAGTAGCAGCGAAGTGCTCGGCACCAAGATTGAAAACAAGATCAACGACGCAATCGTCGACCGTATCAAGCGTGCGCACGCAAATGACGAAGACTGGAGAGCGTGCATCATGTTGCCGTTGATGCCTGGATACCAGAATACTGTCGATGAACAAGAAGGTAGCAGTGTCCGCCTCATCATGACGTGCCAGTATCACAGTATCTGCCGTGGAGAAGGATCCATCTTTGGTCGTCTGCGGGCTGCTGGCATTGAGCCCGAAGACTACATTCAGTTCTACGCTCTGAGGTCATGGGGCGAGGTTGGTCCGAACAAAATGCTTGTCACGGAACAGCTCTACATTCACGCCAAGATCATGGTAGTTGACGATCGAGTTGCTATCATCGGATCTGCAAACATCAACGAGCGGTCTATGTTGGGTTCACGAGATTCTGAAGTTGCAGCCATCATCCGCGATACTGAACTACTTGACTCGTACATGGGTGGTCAGCCATACAAGGTCGGCAAGTTCCCCCACACCCTGCGAATGCGTCTCATGCGCGAGCATCTCGGCATCGATGTCGATTGCATCTCAGAAGAGGAAATTATCAGCCAGATGTCCGATGATGCCGATAGTGTCGGCTTTCACACTGAGTCATCTGGGCCTGGATCGCCGACAGCCCAGCGCGCGACTGAACAGAAGCTGGAAGAGAACAACTACAGAATGCAGGATGAGCTTATAGAAAAGGCCGAAAAGCTGCACAGCTTCAACCACGACTTCGACTGGGCGCAGGACCAGAACCCTCACCTACATAATAGCAAAAAGCCTTCCGCGGATACCCGTGTACAGAACAATACCGCGCATACCAAGGACGTTCGTGGCGAAGGGCCCGACCACATGCTCGAAGTTTCACAGCACCGACCGGAGATATCTCAGGGCAGGGACTCTTACATTGACGAGCACGGCCACGAGAAGCTTGTGACGGATATTGCTGCAGAAGGCCATGCGGCCACTCCAAGGAAGAGTGGCACACTCAAAACACGAAAGCGTAGTGGTACCACAGGTACTCGGCATAGTACAACTAGCGCGCAGACAGACGGAACTGGATACGCTGGTCTTCCACCCCCCAAGCTTCCGCGTATGGATACGACGAAGCTGGGTCTTACACAGCTCAGTCAGCTCCCTGCACTGCCAATCTTGGACGATACCGATATCGGTGGGCCTCCTGCTCTCCAACGCAGCTTCAGTCAAGGTTCGTCCGCTGCAATCAACCCTCTTCTCTCAGAGATGCGACGGCCCATCGTCACCGAAGACTGCATGCGCGATCCCATCAACGATAGCTTCTTCCTCGACACCTGGCACCAGATTGCGGAGAACAACACCAAGTTGTTCCGGCAAGTCTTCCGCTGCATGCCCGACAACGAAGTACGAACATGGAAGGAATACCAAGAGTATGCTGCCTTCTCCGAGCGCTTCACCAAATCCCAGGGCGGCGACAAGGGCCAAATGCACAAGCAGCAAGACGCACCCGGTACCACCGGTCCACCAGGAACAGGTATCACCAGCAAGCTCACCTCCACAGCCGGCAACATGGGCAAGCAAGTCGGCGCCCTCGGCGAGAAGCTCAGTGAGAAGATGACCAACAACTCCGATGGCAACCGCGGAGGTCCCCAAGGCGAGAACACGCACCACTCCAGCATGGGTGGCGTCGAACAATGGGCCGAAGACCAAGAACAACGCGTCCAATCCAGCAAACTTGCCCCTACCGCTGCTGGTTCTCGTCAAAACCTCCACCTCGACACCGCATCCGGCTCCACACTCAACGAGAAGCTCGCCCCCGAACCCGCCGACGACGCCGTCGTCAGTCCCATGAACCCTGGCCTCCCTGAAAAAACCTTCACCTTCCCCGCCCCTCCACCCATCCCCTCCGACTTTGCCAGCACAGACTTCGCCTCGCATCCTCCACCGCAAACCTCGCACTCGATGCGTGACCGCGGCCGCCAAGTCACTATCTCCGAACCTGTTGCTCATCCCAATCAAACGGGCCAAGCAACAGGAAGCACGCCCAATCGCTCCAACACTAAGCGCTCTAGGAGACGCGCGACGACTAAGAGCTCGAATAAGACGTTCAATGCGACGGATGCGGATATCATGCTTGATAAGGAGGATGCGAAGAGGTTGCTGGAATTGGTCCAGGGACATATTGTACTTTGGCCGTATGATTGGCTGGAGAGTGAGGAGAGAGGCGGTGGGTGGTTGTATAATGTGGATCAAATTGCGCCGTTGGAGATTTA TAATTAA
- a CDS encoding DUF3984 multi-domain protein — protein MAAATNNPLNGTLSATDLPVSSQTFTIAGILVDIHGLDQLPSSVSSVACLWLLNPRLQTKETMAPIARRVISSWNKRIQEGRAGKNPKGLIAAAFDQRNHGSRKVDDMHNQAWREGNERHAQDMFGCYHGTANDTSQLINHLESYIFTTRESPKITQHFALGISLGGHATWHCLLGDARITAGVVGIGCPDYTRLMTDRARLSKRKTYTESTPPACAFLGSPDFPLALQDAIAQYDPAGLLLPGMFNPVGDDTPPDQAKLDRMKQLMRERLQGKRILNLSGKIDKLVPYAAGKPFLNIFKRVLAEDTSLDIGFDDVLFDGVGHAFPKPMADKAAEWLCDILAKDGDGGQVSSKI, from the coding sequence ATGGCAGCGGCGACCAACAACCCCCTCAACGGCACACTCAGCGCCACCGACCTCCCCGTATCCTCGCAAACCTTCACAATCGCCGGCATCCTCGTGGATATTCATGGCCTCGATCAGCTGCCATCGTCCGTCTCCTCGGTCGCCTGCCTATGGCTTCTCAACCCGCGTCTGCAGACCAAAGAAACCATGGCCCCCATCGCTCGCCGCGTCATCTCATCATGGAACAAGCGCATACAAGAGGGTCGCGCAGGCAAGAACCCAAAGGGTCTGATCGCCGCTGCCTTTGACCAGCGCAACCATGGGTCACGCAAAGTAGACGACATGCACAACCAAGCATGGCGGGAGGGCAACGAGCGACACGCGCAAGACATGTTCGGCTGCTATCATGGCACCGCAAACGACACCTCGCAACTCATCAACCACCTGGAATCCTACATCTTCACCACAAGAGAATCCCCGAAGATTACCCAGCACTTCGCCCTCGGCATCTCGCTCGGCGGTCACGCGACCTGGCACTGTCTACTCGGCGACGCGCGCATCACCGCCGGCGTCGTCGGCATCGGCTGCCCAGACTACACACGCCTAATGACGGACCGCGCTCGCCTCTCGAAAAGGAAAACCTACACTGAATCCACGCCGCCCGCCTGCGCCTTCCTTGGCTCCCCCGATTTCCCACTCGCCCTGCAGGACGCCATTGCACAATATGACCCCGCTGGTCTGCTCCTCCCTGGCATGTTTAACCCCGTGGGCGACGACACACCGCCAGACCAGGCTAAACTTGATAGAATGAAACAGTTGATGAGGGAACGGTTACAGGGGAAACGCATACTCAACCTCAGTGGCAAGATTGATAAATTAGTCCCGTATGCTGCTGGCAAACCCTTTTTAAACATCTTCAAGCGTGTGTTGGCTGAAGACACTAGCTTGGATATTGGCTTTGATGATGTCCTGTTTGATGGTGTTGGGCATGCGTTTCCTAAACCCATGGCTGATAAGGCTGCGGAGTGGCTTTGTGATATTCTTGCCAAAGATGGGGATGGCGGTCAGGTTTCAAGCAAGATATAG